Proteins co-encoded in one Chloroflexota bacterium genomic window:
- the gatB gene encoding Asp-tRNA(Asn)/Glu-tRNA(Gln) amidotransferase subunit GatB, producing the protein MMEYETIIGLEVHVQLLTRSKMFCSCSADYADAPPNTHVCPVCLGMPGVLPVINKKAIEYAVMTALALNCTIPPFTKFDRKNYPYPDLMKGYQISQYDAPIGVRGWLTIEANGQEKRIGITRVHMEEDVAKLLHRATPWGESVSLVDVNRAGVPLMEIVSEPDLRSAEEAKQYLVKLRNILRYLGVSTGNMEEGSFRCDANVSIRPAGSSESLAKVEVKNMNSFKAVYRALEYEAERQRKVAEEGGRLVQETRGWVEERGITQSQRSKEYAHDYRYFPEPDLPPLTLSPSWVEEIRSRLPELPEAKRDRFMSQYGLPLYDANLLTNSKALADYFETCVRLSQEGPAGKRAKTVSNWLLGDFARLLNLNEMEISESRVAPAQLVELLELTDQGILGGPAAKKVFEEMFNTGKPAKQIAAEEGLTQIGDGAAVAEVVRRVISNNRQAVADYKAGKEQAIKFLVGQVMKETKGRANPKMATEILQRELEAG; encoded by the coding sequence ATCATGGAATATGAAACCATTATCGGCCTGGAGGTGCACGTCCAGCTCTTGACACGCAGCAAAATGTTCTGTAGCTGTTCAGCGGACTACGCTGATGCTCCGCCTAACACCCATGTCTGTCCAGTGTGCTTGGGCATGCCAGGGGTATTGCCTGTCATTAACAAGAAGGCGATAGAATATGCCGTAATGACGGCGCTGGCACTGAACTGCACCATACCACCGTTTACCAAATTCGACCGCAAGAACTATCCCTACCCGGATCTGATGAAGGGCTACCAGATCTCCCAGTATGATGCCCCCATAGGTGTCCGGGGCTGGCTGACGATCGAAGCCAACGGCCAGGAGAAACGCATCGGCATTACGCGGGTTCACATGGAGGAGGACGTGGCAAAACTGCTGCATCGCGCCACTCCCTGGGGTGAATCGGTGAGCTTGGTGGATGTCAACCGTGCTGGAGTGCCGTTGATGGAGATTGTCTCTGAGCCTGACCTGCGCTCCGCCGAAGAAGCCAAGCAATACCTTGTCAAGTTACGTAACATTCTGCGATACTTAGGAGTATCCACCGGGAACATGGAGGAGGGCAGCTTCCGGTGTGATGCTAATGTCAGTATCAGGCCGGCAGGCTCCAGCGAGAGCTTGGCTAAGGTTGAAGTGAAGAACATGAATAGTTTTAAGGCAGTGTACCGTGCCTTGGAATATGAGGCCGAAAGGCAGCGAAAGGTGGCTGAGGAAGGCGGGCGTCTTGTTCAGGAAACCAGGGGATGGGTAGAGGAGCGAGGGATAACCCAATCTCAGCGGAGCAAGGAATACGCACACGACTACCGGTACTTCCCTGAGCCTGACCTTCCCCCGTTGACCCTCAGTCCATCGTGGGTGGAGGAAATCAGGTCGCGGCTGCCGGAGCTCCCCGAGGCCAAGAGAGACCGGTTCATGTCCCAATACGGCTTGCCCCTCTACGACGCCAATCTCCTCACCAATTCCAAGGCCCTGGCCGATTACTTTGAAACTTGTGTCCGCTTGTCCCAAGAAGGCCCGGCTGGAAAGAGAGCCAAGACCGTAAGCAACTGGCTACTGGGAGACTTTGCCCGTCTGCTTAACCTGAACGAAATGGAGATCAGCGAATCCAGGGTGGCGCCGGCCCAACTGGTGGAGCTTCTCGAGCTGACAGACCAGGGCATTCTCGGCGGACCCGCTGCCAAGAAGGTCTTCGAAGAGATGTTCAATACCGGTAAGCCTGCCAAGCAAATTGCTGCCGAGGAGGGATTGACCCAGATTGGCGATGGTGCGGCAGTAGCCGAGGTGGTGAGACGGGTGATCAGCAACAACAGGCAAGCGGTGGCAGATTATAAGGCAGGAAAAGAACAAGCAATAAAATTCCTAGTAGGACAGGTGATGAAGGAAACTAAAGGACGGGCTAACCCCAAGATGGCAACCGAAATACTACAGCGAGAGCTTGAGGCAGGATAA
- a CDS encoding sigma-70 family RNA polymerase sigma factor: MHLTPQDSVRPDQRGNQVHEESLVQRAKRGEPEAFEQLYEANFDRIYRYLCLKMRNRADAEDMTQQVFLKALESVGSFHWRGVSFSAWLFRIAHNQAVDHFRTKGKQMTLPLDETRSASMADLDPVALAEQKLRIEELAVACQRLSEAQREVISLRFAGGLSVAETAKAMGKSEGAVKVLQHDAIVKLRRILSASDGEK; the protein is encoded by the coding sequence ATGCACCTGACACCGCAGGACTCGGTCAGGCCTGATCAGAGAGGTAATCAGGTGCATGAAGAAAGCTTAGTACAACGTGCCAAACGGGGAGAGCCGGAGGCCTTCGAGCAGCTATACGAGGCAAACTTCGACAGAATATATCGATATCTGTGCCTGAAGATGAGAAACCGTGCTGATGCAGAGGACATGACACAGCAGGTCTTTCTCAAAGCGCTGGAGTCAGTCGGTTCCTTTCACTGGCGTGGAGTGTCCTTCTCTGCCTGGCTGTTTCGCATTGCTCACAATCAGGCGGTGGACCACTTCAGGACGAAAGGGAAACAAATGACGCTGCCTCTTGACGAAACAAGATCAGCCTCTATGGCTGACCTTGATCCGGTGGCACTTGCCGAGCAGAAGCTTAGGATCGAAGAGTTGGCGGTGGCTTGCCAGCGTCTTTCTGAGGCACAGCGGGAAGTCATCTCGCTGCGCTTTGCGGGTGGACTGTCCGTGGCTGAAACAGCCAAGGCGATGGGCAAGAGTGAGGGAGCCGTAAAGGTCTTGCAGCACGACGCCATAGTGAAGCTGCGCCGCATCCTTTCTGCGAGTGATGGGGAGAAATAG
- the mnmE gene encoding tRNA uridine-5-carboxymethylaminomethyl(34) synthesis GTPase MnmE, whose translation MYQDTIAAISTPLGEGGIGIVRLSGKDALPIAKTVFRGKLSHRRLAYGHIIDPDQGEVVDEVLISYMPAPHTYTREDIVEINCHGGPLPLQRTLQLVLRYGARLANPGEFTLRAFLNGRIDLAQAESVLGIVSARTEASLRLAVQGLEGGLSASVRAIRNQVMSALAYLAARIDFPDDEIEPQDIVRPLSEALQSLRGLIASADAGIVYRQGVRTAIVGRPNVGKSSLLNRLLRQDRSIVTAFPGTTRDTIEEVVNLKGVPFLLVDTAGIVRSKDLVESLGVERSRKAIEQADLILLVIDISEPLTAADREIMDLLGKKTVLVTANKCDLPQQAVLRGLRWEVVRISALTGEGLVQLEERMVDLALGGGVLVSDGLLVQNVRQKEALERAERSLSQALSGIAAGTPDDFITIDLGVAASALGEITGETVQDDLLEAIFSKFCVGK comes from the coding sequence ATGTACCAGGATACCATTGCGGCCATTTCCACGCCCCTGGGGGAGGGGGGGATAGGGATCGTCCGCCTCAGCGGGAAGGATGCTCTTCCCATCGCCAAGACGGTTTTCCGGGGAAAGCTCTCCCATCGCCGACTCGCCTACGGGCATATCATCGATCCTGACCAGGGTGAGGTAGTGGACGAGGTGCTGATCTCCTATATGCCTGCCCCGCATACCTATACCAGAGAAGACATAGTGGAGATCAACTGCCATGGCGGGCCTTTGCCCCTGCAACGCACGCTGCAATTGGTACTACGCTACGGGGCGAGGCTGGCTAACCCAGGTGAGTTCACCCTGAGAGCCTTCCTCAACGGCCGTATTGACCTCGCCCAGGCTGAGTCAGTGCTGGGCATAGTCAGCGCCCGGACAGAGGCTAGCCTGCGGCTGGCTGTGCAGGGACTGGAGGGAGGCCTCTCGGCATCAGTCAGAGCGATCCGCAACCAGGTCATGTCGGCCCTGGCCTACCTTGCCGCCAGGATAGATTTCCCTGATGATGAGATAGAGCCGCAGGATATCGTCAGGCCGCTGAGCGAGGCACTACAGAGCCTGCGGGGGTTGATCGCCAGCGCTGATGCCGGAATCGTGTACCGTCAGGGGGTGAGGACAGCCATTGTGGGCCGACCTAACGTTGGCAAGTCCAGCCTCCTGAACCGGCTACTCCGCCAGGATCGCTCCATCGTCACCGCATTTCCCGGGACTACGCGGGATACCATTGAAGAGGTGGTAAACCTGAAGGGCGTCCCTTTTCTCCTGGTGGATACCGCCGGAATCGTCCGCAGTAAGGACCTGGTGGAATCCCTGGGGGTGGAGCGCAGCCGGAAAGCCATAGAGCAGGCCGACCTTATTCTTCTGGTGATCGATATCAGCGAGCCACTGACCGCCGCCGATAGAGAGATAATGGATCTTCTGGGTAAGAAGACGGTCCTGGTGACAGCCAACAAGTGCGACTTGCCTCAGCAAGCCGTGCTGAGGGGACTGAGATGGGAGGTGGTGCGCATCTCAGCCCTAACGGGAGAAGGCCTGGTGCAACTGGAGGAAAGGATGGTAGACCTGGCTTTGGGGGGCGGGGTTCTGGTCTCCGATGGCCTGCTGGTGCAGAACGTCCGCCAGAAGGAAGCCCTGGAAAGAGCAGAGCGAAGCCTGAGCCAGGCGTTATCAGGTATCGCTGCGGGCACGCCCGATGATTTCATTACCATTGACCTCGGCGTCGCAGCCAGCGCCTTGGGAGAGATTACAGGCGAGACGGTGCAGGATGACCTCCTGGAAGCGATCTTCAGTAAATTCTGCGTGGGAAAGTAG
- a CDS encoding metallophosphoesterase family protein, which yields MRCAILADIHANLAAFQAVLEDAERRGGFEEIWCLGDVVGYGPDPRECIQLLCQHRHLCVAGNHDWAAIGRLDTRDFNPEAAAAAHWTAKQLSPEDVNYLRSLPQTLQRDDFTLAHGSPREPIWEYVMSTEIARANFACFDTRFCLVGHSHVPLIFELDQDDLCRVRQLPGELFLKEGRNRLIINCGGVGQPRDGDPRASYAILDTDAAAIHHYRVRYNIPITQQKMLKAGLPRLLADRLSYGW from the coding sequence ATGCGCTGTGCCATCCTGGCGGACATTCACGCCAACCTGGCCGCCTTCCAGGCGGTGCTGGAGGATGCAGAGAGGAGAGGCGGTTTCGAGGAGATCTGGTGCCTGGGGGATGTGGTGGGCTACGGCCCTGACCCCAGAGAATGTATCCAGCTCCTGTGCCAGCATCGCCACCTCTGTGTTGCCGGGAATCATGATTGGGCCGCTATAGGCAGGCTCGATACCAGGGACTTCAACCCCGAGGCAGCGGCGGCCGCCCACTGGACGGCTAAGCAGCTCAGCCCTGAGGATGTTAACTATCTGCGCAGTCTGCCCCAGACCCTGCAACGGGACGATTTCACCTTAGCCCATGGCAGCCCCCGCGAGCCCATCTGGGAATACGTTATGTCCACTGAAATTGCCAGGGCCAACTTCGCCTGCTTCGATACCAGATTCTGCCTCGTAGGTCACTCTCACGTCCCGCTCATCTTCGAGCTTGACCAGGACGACCTTTGCCGGGTGCGGCAGCTTCCCGGCGAGCTCTTCCTCAAGGAGGGAAGGAACCGCCTCATCATCAACTGCGGCGGGGTTGGCCAGCCCAGGGATGGCGACCCGCGGGCTAGCTACGCCATTCTGGATACGGACGCGGCGGCGATCCACCACTACAGGGTGCGGTACAACATCCCGATCACTCAGCAAAAAATGCTGAAGGCAGGCCTGCCGCGCCTCCTGGCAGATCGCCTGAGCTATGGTTGGTAA
- the thiL gene encoding thiamine-phosphate kinase produces MKVSELGEFKLIDLLSEIVSRGVADPRILIGPGDDAAAWRVGDATLLATTDTMVQGVHFTAESPWKEVGWKALASNLSDIAAMGGVPQYTLVSLCLPGDTEVDDVVQLCQGMMEVADRFQVAVIGGNISSAPVAVVTLTVIGQAQPEGILTRSGAAPGDLVAVTGYLGSSAAGLKMLTDHLQFTPQTTAFLRKAHLQPWPRIAEGQLLAQQGVRAAIDISDGLMADLGHLCKASRVGAVVKADAIPIHPEVRAAFPQECLGFALAGGEDYELLFTASDEVIGRVKAAMERSEHAADCPVTLIGEITRAGGVSVVDKEGEPLVAGGKGWDHFKKGG; encoded by the coding sequence ATGAAGGTCTCGGAACTGGGGGAGTTCAAACTCATCGATTTGCTTTCGGAGATAGTCTCCCGTGGCGTGGCAGACCCGCGCATCCTGATAGGGCCTGGCGATGATGCCGCCGCCTGGCGGGTGGGCGATGCCACCTTACTGGCTACCACCGACACCATGGTCCAGGGGGTGCATTTCACGGCGGAGAGCCCCTGGAAGGAGGTGGGCTGGAAAGCGCTGGCCAGTAATCTGAGCGACATTGCAGCCATGGGGGGCGTCCCGCAGTATACCCTGGTGTCCCTCTGCCTCCCGGGAGACACGGAAGTCGATGACGTTGTCCAGCTTTGCCAGGGGATGATGGAGGTGGCAGACCGTTTCCAGGTGGCAGTGATCGGGGGCAACATCAGCAGTGCTCCCGTGGCGGTAGTCACCCTGACAGTGATAGGCCAGGCCCAACCTGAGGGTATCCTTACTAGATCAGGGGCAGCGCCCGGCGACCTTGTAGCCGTCACCGGCTATCTGGGCTCCTCGGCGGCAGGCTTGAAGATGCTGACCGATCATCTGCAGTTCACGCCGCAGACCACGGCTTTTCTGAGGAAGGCCCACCTTCAGCCGTGGCCGAGGATTGCCGAAGGGCAGCTCCTGGCGCAGCAGGGGGTGCGGGCTGCCATAGACATCAGCGACGGCCTGATGGCCGACCTGGGTCACCTCTGTAAAGCCAGCCGGGTGGGGGCGGTGGTAAAGGCGGATGCTATTCCTATCCACCCGGAGGTGAGGGCAGCCTTCCCGCAAGAATGCCTGGGTTTCGCTCTGGCCGGAGGCGAGGACTATGAGCTTCTGTTCACCGCCAGCGACGAGGTTATCGGCCGGGTGAAAGCCGCGATGGAACGGTCAGAGCATGCCGCCGATTGCCCCGTAACGTTGATTGGTGAAATAACCCGCGCGGGTGGTGTATCCGTGGTTGATAAGGAGGGCGAGCCTCTAGTGGCAGGCGGGAAAGGCTGGGATCATTTCAAGAAAGGGGGCTGA
- a CDS encoding nucleoside-diphosphate kinase has translation MERTLVFVKPDGVQRRLVGEIISRLERKGLKIVALKMLRMDRAMAERHYGIHRDKPFFSSLVDFITSGPIVAAVVEGRQAVDVVRRLMGETDPLKAAPGTIRGDLGMEVQENLIHGSDSEENARKEISLFFSDKEIIG, from the coding sequence GTGGAGAGAACCCTGGTATTTGTCAAACCCGATGGAGTACAGAGGCGGTTGGTGGGCGAGATAATCTCCCGCCTGGAAAGGAAGGGCCTGAAGATCGTGGCCCTGAAGATGCTTCGGATGGATAGAGCAATGGCGGAGCGCCACTATGGTATCCATCGGGACAAGCCCTTTTTCTCTTCACTGGTGGACTTTATCACTTCCGGCCCCATCGTCGCCGCAGTGGTGGAAGGGAGGCAAGCTGTGGACGTAGTCCGCCGCCTGATGGGTGAGACCGATCCTCTTAAAGCTGCTCCAGGGACAATAAGGGGGGACTTGGGGATGGAGGTCCAGGAAAACCTCATCCACGGCTCTGATTCGGAGGAAAACGCCCGAAAAGAAATAAGCCTCTTTTTCTCCGACAAGGAAATAATCGGCTAG
- a CDS encoding alpha/beta hydrolase, with amino-acid sequence MTNQSDYAALDRPELVQFVFYPRQDFTTPPAGATDHLIPVGKNASISCRFYVHSFNSPNILFFHGNGEVVSDYDFIAPMYHRIGMNLFVADYRGYGASSGRPSFSTMVADSHPIFAAFQEMLCRDGHGGPLFVKGRSLGSVSAIELASSYGDRIAGLIIESGFASTIRLMTRLGYPPDLLGIKDSGFPNRTRIRTVNLPTLILHGEYDSLIPLEEARDLYDNVATEHKHLVVIPGADHNDILIRDMALYFGAVEEFVRAHAR; translated from the coding sequence ATGACTAATCAGTCGGACTACGCTGCCCTGGACAGGCCGGAGCTGGTTCAATTCGTTTTCTATCCGCGGCAAGACTTCACCACCCCTCCCGCCGGCGCCACCGACCACCTCATCCCTGTGGGCAAGAACGCCTCCATTTCATGCCGCTTCTATGTTCATTCCTTCAATTCGCCTAACATCCTCTTCTTTCACGGCAATGGCGAAGTGGTCAGCGACTATGATTTCATCGCCCCGATGTACCACCGCATCGGCATGAACCTCTTCGTGGCTGACTACCGGGGCTACGGCGCCAGCAGTGGAAGGCCGAGTTTCAGCACCATGGTGGCTGACTCCCATCCCATCTTCGCTGCTTTCCAGGAAATGCTGTGCCGCGACGGCCACGGTGGCCCGCTCTTTGTCAAAGGTCGCTCTCTGGGGAGCGTTTCCGCCATCGAACTGGCCTCCTCTTATGGCGACAGGATAGCAGGCCTGATCATCGAAAGCGGGTTTGCCAGCACGATCAGGCTGATGACCCGCCTCGGCTATCCGCCGGACTTACTGGGCATCAAGGACTCGGGCTTTCCCAACCGCACCAGGATACGCACCGTGAACTTGCCCACCCTGATCCTGCACGGTGAATACGACAGCCTCATTCCGCTGGAGGAAGCCAGAGACCTGTACGATAATGTGGCTACAGAGCATAAGCACCTGGTGGTCATTCCCGGGGCGGACCACAACGACATCCTGATCCGCGATATGGCCCTTTACTTCGGCGCTGTGGAGGAATTTGTCCGCGCCCACGCCCGTTAG
- a CDS encoding M20 family metallopeptidase produces the protein MPDKPVDVQPERLRNLLQDLVDIYSPSGKEEEILKYTAKYLKRHGLAPIKQEVDENRFNLLVLPDKADEVSLCFVGHLDTATAHDILDYEFQEEKGVASGLGTADMKAGCAAMIEAFTTLASKSGALPPVGLALVVGEEEDSDGAKALVREYSFPWAVVGEPTNMTPCLGHYGYLEVLLRTSGKRAHSSMPELGQNAIETMLKLLLKVTEYTTSVPYGLVYNIRELSGFPGGFVVPDTCEAWLDLHLPPDASIDLLRAEIEQLVGTASQSIPHLDAYVRFEETYSGYRISPERPLVEKLKEVYQKTSLPWEPQDFRSHSDGNVLWSAGVDPIILGPGRLEAAHTPEESVSFDQVVQAARFYLNLALSL, from the coding sequence ATGCCTGACAAACCCGTGGATGTGCAACCCGAAAGACTGAGGAATCTCCTTCAGGACCTGGTGGACATCTACAGCCCATCGGGAAAAGAAGAAGAGATCCTGAAATACACGGCGAAATACCTCAAAAGGCACGGCCTGGCTCCCATCAAGCAGGAGGTTGACGAGAACCGCTTCAACCTGCTGGTGCTGCCCGACAAGGCAGATGAGGTGAGCCTGTGCTTCGTCGGACACCTGGACACCGCTACGGCCCACGACATTTTGGACTACGAGTTCCAGGAGGAGAAGGGCGTGGCTTCCGGCCTGGGTACCGCGGATATGAAAGCCGGTTGCGCTGCTATGATAGAGGCCTTCACCACGCTGGCCAGCAAGAGCGGTGCGTTGCCACCGGTGGGCCTGGCCCTGGTGGTGGGCGAAGAGGAAGACAGCGATGGGGCCAAAGCCCTCGTCCGCGAATACAGTTTTCCCTGGGCTGTGGTCGGCGAGCCGACCAACATGACGCCCTGTCTGGGGCATTACGGCTATCTCGAGGTCCTCCTGCGCACCAGTGGCAAAAGGGCCCACTCTTCCATGCCGGAACTGGGGCAAAACGCCATCGAAACGATGCTGAAGCTCCTTTTGAAGGTCACAGAGTATACCACTTCTGTGCCCTACGGGCTGGTGTACAATATCAGGGAACTTTCGGGCTTCCCCGGCGGGTTTGTGGTGCCTGACACGTGTGAAGCCTGGCTGGACCTTCACCTGCCGCCTGATGCCAGCATCGACCTTCTGAGGGCGGAGATTGAGCAGTTGGTGGGGACGGCCAGCCAGAGTATCCCCCATCTTGATGCCTATGTCAGATTCGAAGAAACCTATTCCGGCTACCGCATTTCGCCGGAGAGGCCCCTGGTGGAAAAGCTGAAAGAGGTCTATCAGAAAACCTCGCTGCCCTGGGAGCCACAGGACTTCAGAAGCCACTCGGATGGCAACGTGCTCTGGAGCGCGGGGGTGGACCCCATCATCCTGGGCCCTGGCCGCCTGGAGGCGGCCCACACTCCAGAGGAATCGGTTTCTTTCGACCAGGTGGTACAGGCCGCTCGGTTCTATCTCAACCTGGCTCTGTCCCTGTAA
- a CDS encoding GNAT family N-acetyltransferase, whose product MPPDNNTEEKEKHEIDIRQMDIDDVAAVYHLGERLFTSEDFPILYRTWDGYEVADYFTSDPDYCLVAELDERVVGFILGTTIEKEGTAWKKYGYVGWIGVDEAFQGTNLARRLYARLEDRLEEEGVRMIIADTEGNNARAIAFFEALGFSPRSEHVWLAKTLGLPPRKAAKKKHRPSTSHKQPKPQI is encoded by the coding sequence ATGCCACCAGACAACAATACCGAAGAGAAAGAAAAGCACGAGATAGATATCAGGCAGATGGACATAGACGATGTCGCTGCTGTCTACCACCTGGGGGAGAGACTGTTCACCAGCGAAGACTTCCCCATCCTGTACCGCACCTGGGATGGCTACGAGGTGGCCGACTACTTCACCTCTGACCCGGATTACTGTTTGGTGGCCGAGCTCGATGAAAGGGTGGTCGGCTTCATACTGGGTACTACCATCGAGAAAGAAGGCACCGCCTGGAAAAAATACGGCTACGTGGGCTGGATAGGGGTGGATGAGGCTTTCCAGGGAACCAACCTGGCACGCCGTCTCTATGCCAGGCTGGAGGACAGGCTGGAGGAGGAGGGGGTGAGGATGATCATCGCCGATACCGAAGGCAACAATGCAAGGGCCATCGCCTTCTTTGAAGCGCTGGGCTTCTCTCCCCGCAGTGAGCACGTCTGGCTGGCCAAGACCTTGGGGTTGCCGCCGAGGAAAGCAGCGAAGAAAAAGCACCGGCCCTCCACTAGCCATAAACAGCCAAAGCCACAGATATGA
- a CDS encoding type II toxin-antitoxin system HicB family antitoxin, whose product MQRHHYTVILEREEDGGYHAFCPALKGCHTQGDTLEEALANVREAIEAYLESLQKHGEAAPGADILIKPVEVAL is encoded by the coding sequence ATGCAAAGGCATCATTATACGGTAATTCTGGAGCGGGAGGAGGACGGTGGTTACCATGCCTTCTGCCCTGCTCTTAAAGGGTGCCATACCCAGGGAGATACCCTGGAGGAGGCCCTGGCCAATGTCCGCGAGGCAATAGAGGCCTATCTGGAGAGCCTCCAGAAGCATGGTGAAGCGGCGCCCGGGGCAGATATCCTCATCAAGCCCGTTGAGGTTGCCCTTTGA
- a CDS encoding 2-C-methyl-D-erythritol 2,4-cyclodiphosphate synthase, translated as MRVGVGYDVHPLIRGRRLVLGGVEIPCDKGLDGYSDADVLVHAIIDALLGAAALGDIGAHFPSSDPKYKDVSSVNLLRHTGTLLRTQGWQISNIDATIVAERPLLSPFIPLMRQAIAETLAISVDQVSVKSTTSKGLGFLGQGEGIAVHAVASVERT; from the coding sequence ATGAGGGTCGGCGTCGGGTATGACGTTCACCCGTTGATACGGGGGAGGAGGCTGGTGCTGGGAGGAGTGGAGATACCTTGTGACAAGGGTCTGGATGGCTACAGCGATGCGGACGTCCTGGTCCATGCTATTATCGATGCTCTGCTGGGTGCCGCCGCTTTAGGAGACATTGGCGCCCACTTTCCCTCCTCTGATCCAAAGTACAAGGATGTTTCCAGTGTGAACCTCCTCCGACACACTGGCACGCTTCTCCGCACCCAGGGCTGGCAGATAAGCAATATCGATGCCACTATTGTGGCCGAGCGTCCACTGCTGTCTCCCTTCATCCCCCTGATGAGGCAGGCCATCGCTGAGACCCTGGCAATCAGTGTGGATCAGGTGAGCGTGAAGAGCACTACATCCAAGGGCCTGGGGTTTCTGGGACAGGGGGAGGGGATAGCGGTACATGCGGTTGCCTCGGTGGAGAGGACATAG